The DNA window GCCtccgctgcagcgccgcctgccgctcgTCTCGATTCGAGCTCCAGcccttgctcttcttggccttgtctgcctccgcgtccgccgagaaggcggcggcgggcgaccccGCCTTGATCTTTCCTTCGAGATTGTACCGCGAGATCAGATCTGGCTGCGCCGGCTTCTCGGGCTGTCTCGTCACCGAAgcggagctcgagctcgacgccgttTGCCCgggcggagggggcggcTGGAAGGTAACCGGGGGCTGGCAGTCGCGCGTCTGTCAGTCTCGCCCTCGCACAATGCTGCATGGCGGGTCGTGATGTAGGACCTACCGTTTCCAAGCGCCCGGCGAGGATGCGCTCTGTCGTGTTTTGTATGTTGCCTCCGTTACGCTGGAGATCCCACAGGATGCTTCTCCGCTCCGCTTGCGGGAACATTTGCTGTATCCTCTCCACGGCCGCTTCCCGGGATCGCAGGAACGCCTcgggcgacctcgtcgctctcggAACCGGCGGCCCCGAGAAGAATAGATACCGTATGATCAGACCTGACACCACCAGGATGGCTGCCAGATATGGCAGCGAGATCTGGTCGTCCGACATTATGTGTCCtgcgcagccgcgcccgccgtcaagTTCCCGCTCCTCGATGGGCCGATGCGTGGCGGTGTTGGGATCCTACGTGCTGCGAGGGTCGGCGATGTGCGCCTCGAGCGGCAGATGAAGCCGCGGGTGTGTACGTATACGTTGAGATTTCGATAGGGCAGGATCGTGGTTCCGATGCTCGTCGCTGGCTGCGATGGTTGGAGTGGTCGGGGTTGACGTGTAATCAAGGTTACGGACATGGCCTTGCGGCGGGACGCTCCGCATAAATGCTATGGTGGAACCTCGGCTAAACCGCCCCGCGCCAGACCACCTCAACCTCACGCGACAACGGCTCAAAGCGTCGGGAACTGATTCCGAAGTATCTTAGTGACACCCAAACACACCACTCCCTGTGACTGCTCACATCCAAGTTGGAAGTTCTTTGATCCAGCCACTGCCTCATCTCGAGTGCGGCTTCTCATCGTTACGGGCACGCTGGACATCAACTcatcgcatcgtcggccaCTAAGCATGTCTCACAGAGCCATACCGTCGACAAAGGGCACATTGAGCTTCATTGATCGGGAAGCAGATAAGCAACCCCCTCGGCTGGTCACGCCAGCCCGTCCGCAGCAGTAGGTCTACCCCGTATAACCCGAAAATGCATTCCAAGGCCGTCTGGCCGCCGAACCCATTCCCAATGCCGCAGCAATGCCAGTCCCCTGCCCCTACTCGTAGAGGCTGAAACGCCGATTGACCCCCGCGGACCATTCATCAAGTCACTGCAACAAGCACTGCGCAGCCTCGTTAAACATACGAGCCTCTCGTTCTCCTGCTGGCCCTCAAGCCAATGTCGGGCCTTGGGTCAGCGACGTATCTAGGTCGCCGTAGTGCAATGTGAGCTCCCTCTATATCCGTGCGTCAGTGTATGCCAGGTTTTGGAGCTGCAATTTGACCAACCCGATCCCGCCGCCAGTTGCCCGCGTCCCAGACGACGTAGTACCCTCGTTCGTGATTCGGACTCAAGATCTGCGGTGTCATGTGGTCGTCCTTGGTGAGCCATATCGCCAGCTTCTTATGCCAGCGCCAGTTTCGTGAGTGCCTGGAACGGTTAGTATACCGTTCTCTCGATCTGCGCACACCAATACTCACAGTTCCACGGCGGCCATCTGCTGCTTGATGTCGGCAGGACAGCTATAAAATATCCAGAAAAGCGTCTCCTCGTTGAAGCTCTGGATCTTGGTCTCGATTGGCTGGACGTTGGTAACGTTGTAACAATCAGGCAGCCTGAACTTTCCTGCGTCGACCGTGGGCCTGGGCGGGTGGTCATCGAAGAGGGAGTAGTTTTGAGTGGAGATGAGGCTATCTCCAGTGAGCGTGGATCGTAGCGTCGCAGTTTGATTCCGAGACTTACTCTGGGGAGGTCATGTCCAGTCCTAAAGAGCCTGGGTCCATGCCTACTACCATCGCGTGATAATCGGGATAATTGTTCATCAGAGTTCGCAAACCCTTGATACCCCACTTGTCCACCGCAGGCATCCCAGAAAGAGGGTCGACAACGTCTGCGGATTGGCtggccttgtccttctcCGACTTGCCACTCGGGTTCTCGTTTCCTATCACACCCAAGCTACCCCGTGCGTCAGTGGCTTGCGAGCCAGCATCGGCACCTAAGGGAGTTTTGCTGAACCCGTCATCTCGAAACAAAGACTGGGGTTGCTTTCCTTCTGCCGTCCGAGATGCATCAAGTGGGGTCAGCACAGTATTTGGAGTCAACGTGGATATCGACGCACCTAGCGGTCCGACTCCCGGCGGTGTTCGCGCTTCGCTTGCTCGACTGTTGGCAGACAGTGCATTCAACAGGCCGTTACCCCGGTGTGCCTGACTTTGCCCCGAGCCAGGAGCCTGAGGACCGAATCCTACTGATGGCAGGTCAGCGCTGTCACTTCGTCCATTCTCTCTGTCGACAGctcggcgcagcaggcggagGCCAACGTTACTGGGAAAATAACGCCATGGAATGGCAGACTTGGCCCATACGCCACTGGGATACAACGAACCTTGGCTAGATTGCAATCTCGATGTCGAGGGAGGGGTAAAGATGTCGTCCTGGCCTTGTTGAGATGATATCGGCGTCGACTGGTTGCGCTGACCAGGACCGCTTGGGTTTCGGGAGCCCGCATTTGACCATGCTTGGCTAGCGCTGTTGAGCTGCGGTGTCGTTGACAATGACGGAAACTCGCTGTGACAAGTCGTCGGTTAGCCGGTTACTCATCCGTTCTCTGGAGGAAACGAATACTGATCGATGGGTTGTCATAAAACAGCATGCGAATAAAGTATGAAGCGATGTACCCCTTGACCACAGCAGAGTAGGCTAGACCCTTGGATGGGTCGGCAGAGCTCCCCTGGTGTGCCATGTTGTTGGCCCTGTTGACAAGCCGGGCTTTCTTGGGCATGGCGAAAGTGCACGACGAGAGCTCGCCGTTGGGGGCATGAAGTGTTGGGCAACGGACAGAAACAGAGCAGAGTGGCAGGTACGTACGTGGGATCCAAAGGAGTGGCAGGCTGCGACCCGCTCAAGCTTTGGGCAAAGCTAACGTTGCCGCCCAGCTGGCGGCCCTGGTTGAACCCAGCACCGCCCATGGGGACTCCCCCCCCGAAAGCCCAGCCCGAATTGCTATTGTTCACTGTGCCCCAACGAATTCGGTCAGCCGTCATtcactggccgccgccaggcgtGGACTGAAGACGGGGTCGATGAGCAAGTACCTAACTTCCCGTTCGGCAACCGGCTAGAGACCGACCTGCCCGGTTGTTGAGGTTGTTGCTGGCCCCCAAAGTTGCCAGGCATTCCCCGTATTGTCTGCGGTACCGCACCTATCGTTGCCAGCCGGAGTCAGCATCGACTTCTTCATGATTGCGCGTAGCTCAGCCTCGGGTGCCCATGCATGCGCCAGCGACGCTTGACGCGCTACTCGCGGGCCACTCTAGGCGACGCAGTCTCGAGTGCACCTTGTACGTTATCGGTCGCATCGGTCGAAGCACCAATGCATCGAGCACTGTCCATAGCAGCCACGCCATGCCTCGCCctgcgctcctcggccatgcctggctcgacggcaccgtagcagcagccagaAATTTGTCGAGAATCGTCGCGCAGACCGAGCCTCGGCGCAGGCAATGCCTTATCGACGTAGCCATCTGCTCAGGCCTGGCGTCGGGTGTGTTGGCTCGAAGCAGGTGCATCGGACGTTGCGGTATTGCGGTTTCGAGGCTGAGGCCACACGAGAAGATCTGGGTTGGTCCTACCTGGCCGATTCATGATTGCTCTGGATCGCGCGGGCGGTGGCTTGGCCCGTTGCGCAAATGACGTCTAGCGTACGGTGCGACTTCCGCCTTCGGGTTCGAGTTCGCTGGATCGTGTGCTTCGTTGTTGCAGCAGAGCGACGTGTTGTGCAttgcgtcgtcgaggtcgagggcaGGCTGGTGCTACCAAGGCTTGAGCCGTTCGctggcgccgtggccggaaACAAGTGGGTCCGTCCCGAAATGCGCCATTCGGCCAATCACGCCGGCTTTCGCGCCACTCGAGGCTGAAGGCGGATGGATACGCATGTTAGGCAGTTGCTGCTGGTTTGCGGCGACAATGTCGACTGTCACCTGCCCAAGTAACTCAATCGTTCCAGCTCATCTTGCCGCTATGGGCATCACCAGCCACAAAAAGGAAGGGAAATCCGTGGCATTTTATTGCACCACTCGTCTAAAACTGGACTCGAAATCTACATCACCCACCTTTCTACCGATGAAGATGATCTTTCCCTCCTGACCCGGTGAGGCAGGCGCGCCGTCTGGGGCGTCGATCAGCTCAAACACTTCCCGCACGCCTTGCATCATCTTGACCTCGCCATTCTGAAGCACAATGCGACCCTTGGACCGGTGAATCTCGAAGTCGTTCTCTCCATCTCTGCCTGGAAGCTGGTTATCCCACAGCACAGACCGCAGCCAGCGGTCGACAGCCTCCAGCTGATCCGGGCGCAGTCTAGGCACGGGTATCGATATGGTAGATATCGTCTAGGACGCGTCAGATTCCTTCCGCCCCGTGACGTAAGCAGAGACGTACCGGGTCTAGGTGGCTATGGCCCTTAATCCTGGCCTCTGCCTCGTTGAACTGGTCATATGCATGTAGATCTAGCAGGAATCCCTCCAGATGGGGGACTGCACTCTTCTCGGTGACGTGAACCTTGGCAAGGCCGTTGATGGACTCTATCCTCTCCCTCACCCTTTGAAGCTCTTCCGGGCTGACGAGGTCTGATTtgttgatgacgatgacatcGGCGTGTGAGATTTGCACGTGGGCCGTAGTCATCAAAGggccgtggtcgtcgtggtgaTCATGCCCCTCAACCTTGCCGCtggggtcgtcgaggctgcgcaGGATGTTCTTGGCATCCACCAGGGTAACAATGCCGTCGAGGTATATCGTGCTCCCcaggccatcgtcgacccAGAATAAGGGCGCCAGGTTGCCTGGGTCAGCAAGGCCGGTCGTCTCAAGGAGAATGTAGTCGAAGGCACCCTTCTTCTCCATTAGAGACTCGATTGCATTCACCCCCGTGTCTCTGGCAACGCTGTCAGCCGCATACGTAAGGCAGAGGAAGGCTATACGCACTTAACAGAGCAACATATGCAACCATTGCCGACTTCGAGCCATTCTTCAACTTTCTCGTCACCCTTGTTGACGGTCAAGGACTTTTCGATGTCGAGTGCTGGGTGGGTTTCAAGTCAGACACGCGTCCCCGTTGCCAGCTTTCCAGTTTCCCATGCTTACAATCCCCGAATTCTGCTCGCTCAGTGTCAGTGAATGCCTGAGGCTAGATTGTGAGGGGTCTCGGACCATTCATAATGACGGCGATCTTCTTGCCATGCTCCGCCGTGAGGATGTAGTTGAGCAACGTTGTCTTGCCGGCTCCGAGGTAGCCTGTACGACGACCATGAATGTGAGTCGGACGCGCATTGTTTCGCGATTTGTACAGGCTGTCATACCAGTTACTATCGTGATCGGGACTTTGATAGTGAGCTCCTCTTCTGAAGCCGCGACGGCAGTGTCAACGAGCTGCGGCGGTACGTCATCGTCAAGATCCAtgggcggcccaggcgttgcgcgccgtcggctAAGACGGGGCCGAGAATGAATGGCAAGTGAGGATAAAAGTGCCTTCAGTTTCGCCTTACTCAAGAGGCCCTCCGTGAAAGagcgggcgatggcgcgaATGAGTGGGAGAAAATGTTGATTCTACTGGTTTGGGTGCTTTCGAGATCCATAGGTGCCTCCAGAGAGAGCCGGTCCTAGGCGGCTGCAGTGGGTTTCCGGGGCGTTGGCACTGGACGCTGGCGgcaatggatggatgctccCGGTGCTTCAGCCACTAAGATCCGCCTTTCCTCTGACACCTCATGCAGCAATCCAAGAGTTACCCCAATTTCAGGTTACCTCAGCAAGCAGGAAGCTCTGTCAGGTTCCATGCCAGCCATCCGGCAGGCACCCAGCAGCCTCAGCAGGCGTTCCTTCACCGTGTCCACGGTACCAAAGTACCTTGCCTTATTAGCGCCGGGTCAAGCTACCTTGCGCAGCAGCCTGGAGGTCAACACCCACGGGCCATCACCAGCTTCACCTCCTCTCCCAAACAAATTCCTTCTCGTcatctccccccccccccccccccagaaACAGCGCACGCGCCGTGCCGCACTACCAAACAACATGGCGCTGGCACCAAGCTCGCCGCGTCTGCcgagccccccgccgccggccgagatcCAAATCGGCCCAAAGAGTCcctctggcggcgcggcggccagcccaGAGCCAACGCAGATGGAGCAGACGGTCCTCGATGACcactcgcggcggcgcataCACCCGGGCACCAAGGCTGCCGACATGGCGGCCGGGCCTCCCCTAGTTCCTCTGAATGAAGTATGCCGATCTGCTCTTCTCCATCAtgcgaggtggacgagcgACCAAGAAGAGGAACAGTTGCTGACAGTTTACGCCCGGGGCAGCTCGACTCCGCCTTCCAGCTTCAGGAGCACCTCGCCGCACTGCACTATCACCACACGGCCTCCGGCACCCAGGCGTTGACCCGCGCCTCTGCCCTCCAGCTtgcgcaaccgccgccgggTATCGACCGAACACTATGGCTCTACGAGCTCTGCCGCTTCCTCATCTCGCAGTGCAActccctcatcgtcggcttCCTCTTCGACACGCCTCCCTGCAGCGCCAACACTTGCCCCGAGATGCGTGCCTCCGAGTGGCAGTTCCTCTGCGCCGTACACGAGCAGCCCaagagctgctgcgccaTCGACTATTGCTGTCACACCCTCGACTGGGCGGCCAACGTCGTGTCAGACCAGAAAATCTTCCCTAGCCGCTTTGTCGTCCTCAACGACCCCCATAGCAAGAATTTCGGTATCAAAAGCCTGGTCAACGTCTTCCGGAGATTGCACCGCATCTTCGCACATGCCTGGTTCCAGCACCGCAGCGTCTTTTGGACCGTCGAGGGGCAGACCGGGCTCTACGTCTTCTTCAAGACCGTCTGCGACTTGTACGACTTGTTGCCTGCCGAGAACTACAAACTCCCACCTGAAGCCGAAGGTCTGGACGGCCTCCAGCAGGAGCAAGAGGTCGAGAATCCTCCTCCGTCCATTTTAAAGCCATCGCCTTctcagcagcggcaaggcggccctgaagatgacgggctgcaccccagcagccgcaccAACACTCGAAGGCATATTAGGAGCAGCCCTTCGACGGGGAGCGCGGTGACGACCGTAATGGAATCTGACGAAGAGGAAACAGACGCTGTGTCCAGTAAGATGGAAGATATGCACATCTCGGCGCCACATGGCGAAGATGAAGACTCCGAGGTGGCAGAGGTCCCAGTCATTGTCGACCACTCCGCAATGGAGTCATCCACGCGACGAAACACGTCCATACACGAGCCGACACAAGAGCACACAAAGTCGGAATCCGTGTCAGGCCCCGATGCGACAGTCGTAGAAGTCGAGCCTGAGCATGACGAGCCGCAGATCGAGCCCTTGCAGCCGGACAACACCGCTGACTCACCCGAGGACATGACGCCTGTGGAGGCCCCCACGGCCAGTGAGGATGCCAAGGCAGATGACAAGGCAGAAGCGGCACccgtcgaggaaggcgccgagccgccaaccgacgaggccgccgaaTCACCAAAAGAGACAGCAGCAGAGACAAGCGAGGATGCAAAGCTCACCGAAGATAAGCCCGAGGCTGAGACACAGTAGCGGCGAGACAAGTTGGAGGAAACGTAGTAACGCAGGCACGGCATTATACCCCTCAAGGAGAACCACGTACGAGTGCCTCATTGGAAGACGGCCTGGGACTGACGTAGGCTGGGCGGGTGAGCACTTCGGCCAATATCCAGTGATGATTGGgaaacggcggcgaggagtATCCGTGTTTGTATATTAGCGCGGCGGGACGAATCTGTCCCATGTGTATGACACTTGTAACGAATGGCACAGTGCGTGCCGTACGGATTGTAAAGAGCTCCTCTCGTGACGCCGTTGCAGGTACTCAATGCGAGAGCAAAGGGCAACTTTAGTGTTGGCTTGAATGCATCCCTTCCTTCCCCTTGATAGATGAAACGTCATCTTATCACCTGTCATATAGAACTCCCATCACCGATTCCTGTCGCCTCACCCACCCAGACCTGAATTCATCGCTTTCGTCGAAATTTTTCCGATCATGCAAGTCCGCAATGTCCGCGCCCAAGGCGTAGTGATGCCGACCATGATGTAGGAAGGCATGATATGAGCTCGCGTGTCGCAGCAAAGCTAAGCCGGCTGCCAGTAGTCGAACACTTTTGTTTGCATTCTCTCAGGTGAGGCATTTCAATCGGCAACTCCCTTCTAACCAAGTGTATTGCATTCAGGACGTCTCGAATATCTGGCGAGGTCTCACTAAGCTCTGTCGTAGGAGAGCCTCCTGCCGCCATATGCTGTGGACGCGGACCCAACTCAAAACTTTCGTGACATGGGAGCGGCTAAGCCTGGGCTCTGATTTGGTCAATGGCCAGTAGATTCGCCGGCTTTGACTTGCGCATCAGGCTCGGCGAGGCCTACTTCCAGCTTGGCGAAAAGATGCCTTACTTCTCGAATGTTCTCCTGCTGCGCATTCACAGCTGCCGCGTTTCGGTCGTCTGCGAATGCGCGTATATTCTGCAGGACGGGAGTCAACCCAGCGTCATTGGGAAGCCACCAACGCGCACACGAAGGGTCACGGAACACCTGTGCCATCTTGATCCGGCGTGCCGTGGGATGTATACACCTGTTGCTGATGTCAGGATCGCAGTGCTCTCCGTGGATGCGCTTTGTGCGGGAAAACTTACCCCAGCATGTCAAGAAGGGCAAACTTGCGCCGAATCCACATTTGATGGCGCATATCATGCGGCAGAAAGAGGGCCGCGATGGATATGCATGGCTGCAGCGAGATCAAGGCTCCTTTAGGCTTCAGGGGCCAAAACTCCACGGACTCGAAATATTGACATGCGACGTAGGCGTGCTGCCCTATCTCCTCAAACAGTTGCGACTGTGGAGTATCAATGGACTGCGATAGGTGCATGATGAAGATTGAGTGCCACTCGGCCGTAAtaagggtggtggtgaataGAGGCGGCTTGAACAAGATCCCTTTTTCGTACGGATCCACGATATCTTCAACATCAAGTGGTCTTTGGTAAGAGAAGTCGGTGACGAGATAGGCCGGGTCTGTCAGTGCTGGGTCCCAACTGCTCTTCCAATCCAAGAGCCTTTGCGTTATCTGCTCATGGCTTTCGCGAAAGCCTTCAGGAGATATTTGCCCTCGACTGCCGCGAGCGTACAGCATAGACATGTCGTAACTTATCATTCTCAGTCTGGAAGAGCGCTCATCTGCCTTCCAGCGCACGTTTCCCGTTTCCACTGCAGCATGGCTCTGGCTATAGCTTACCATGACTTCAAACCATTCGCGAGGAAGCTCCGTAGGAAACCCGCCCATGATGGCGACGTAGTTGTCGTATCGACTGTACCAGTTTAAACAGGCGCGACCAACAGGAGTGAGCATGACCGTCTCTGGCGTGAAGACCTTTGTGATGATTTCAAGCGCGGCTTTCTGATGGCCCATCAAGTTCACCCAGTCACCCAAAAATTCCTATTGTAGTGGTTAGCACACTTGCTAACTGAGGCCGGCACAGCGCGTGAACTTACGTCCATGGTTGCAAGCTGCAGAATTGTGACAAGAACCGGGACATTGTTGGTCTCCTTTCGTTTGATACAGTCAAGCAGAAGTGTGACGCTTCTGTTGTAATACCCCAGGAAGTCTTGAAGCTGCCCGTTTGGATTCTCCAGCGTTGCATGGTACGCCGAGAAGCCGACTAGGGCGTATAGCAGCGGCTCGTGGTTGATGGCGAGGCTGGGCATGATCGTCCCGAAAaaggcatcgccgtcgttggcCAGGCTGTAATGGTAATTTGTGATGTTGTCGACATAGTAGGTAAGGTGGTGCTGAAAGTCGGGGGGGAGATGTGACCAATCTGTGCGTCCACCTGAACTAGGAAGATCGCACGACTGTCTTGTAGCGACACTGATGCTTCCAGCAGTAGAAGTCGAGGGGGAGGACAAGACCTGAACACCGTCTTCGATCAGGCCTTCGGAGCCCTGTCGTTCATGAGGCAACCCGCAGGATTCTACTGGCTGGGAATGTGGTCCGGGAGCCTGCTGAAGCGCATCCTCGGATTCATCGTCATCGTAAATCGTCTCGAGCTGGTTACTTGATTCGCGATCATCTTCATCGCCTTCGTTCGACGAACTGGGGCTCGCCTTGCAGGTGGAACTTTGCATCTCTTTAGATTTGCCGGGGCCTGGCGCACCCTTGGGGCCGGGCGGATCTGGATAAATACATTCACGGTTGCCTTTTTTGCAGCCTAAAAATCGATTTAGCTGTTGAGGAATTGGAAGCGCGCCATAGTACAAGGTCAAGCCAGACACTTACGTTCGCATATGGGTCGTGTCTCGTCGCACTGTGAAAACTACCATCAGCAACGAGACTCCAAGCCTCACAGATATTGGCGTCCCGACATACCTTGACCCGCCTGCTTCTACACATGAAGCACCCTGATCGCGTTCTTCGATGCTTGACGTGATCTGTTCCATTGCCGACAGTAGCTGCTACCTTCCTGCGACCCTTCGACGGCTTGGGTGTGTTCGGGAAAGTGGGCTCGGGAAAGCTTCTGATATATCCAAGACGCTGCGTGCTTTGGTatgcgagggcggcgggatTTCCCTGCGTGGAAATAAGTCCGCCGGGCAGCTGTGGGCTGTGCTGGAAACCTGCAGGAGAGTAGTCCTCCACCCCTGACATGGATGTCAGGAAATGGTGATAGTAGTCGCCCATCGAGACCGGTTGTTGACCCAAAGCAGTTGACTCGAGGGTCCACCGAAGAACTTCAGAGGCTGAAGTACGGTTGTTGTGATGTATGTTTCATGCTCAGCCCAATAAGGAATAAGCGACCGGTCAGAAAGTTCAGCTTGAATCAAAATCAAAACAACAGCCTCATAAAGGAACCTGTGCAGTCCAGATATAGGAAAGTAGCACCCGTCCGCGGCGACAGGGAAGGTCGACAGAGGTGGACAGAGCCACGTCGTGTCTGATGGAGCCGAATGATGGCCCGGTTGCAACGGGCCCCGTTGAGATATTGCGGTAATGCCCGTGTCCGGAGAAGCCCTGATGATCACCGGCAGTGGAATGGCGCGTAGCAAACGCGGCTTAGAAACGCTGCTCAGCCGGCGGGAAACTTCTGGTTGCGGCTCGACTCATCGAGGTGATCCAATTCCTAATCAACCAAGCGTCGGAATCCGCGTTCACCCACATCGGATGAATCCCGCGAGCAAAGTCCTAAGTTGTAGGGCGATGGTGACCAAATCAAGACGCACCAGCCTACCAACGGCAGATCTCAGGGGAGCGTGCAGGAAGTGGCGTTTTCAGAGGCCATGAAGCGCGATGGCTGTCGAGTCGGTTGTTGCTGTTGACTAGGAATATAACAAAGGGGCTGTATAGCCTAGACGCAACTCAGCCCAGATTAAGACGTGTCGTTGCAAGACAGGATCCGCCAGTGAAATCTTGGAACCACGTGGTTTCCAAAGTGGGCAAGCGGCAATCGGCGAAGCCAGGGGTCACGAGATATCTCGGGGGACGGGGCTGTTTCTCTCAACTTCTCTCAGTCAAGAGCAGGAGGATGCCAGAGAGACGGCTTGTTGGTCCCGAGAAAAACCGAGAAAAACGAATAACTTGCGGGGATCCCTGGCCGGCGCTCTCTGTGTGCTGAGGATTAAAGTAAGAGGGAGCCGCCGATGAAGCAGGCGGCACGGGCCAGTGGATCTGTAGAAAGAAGGGTCAGAGACCTGAAGCAGCAGAACTGTGGTGCTGTGTTTCTTGGAGGTCAATACGGTCATGGATGTTCCTGGGGAGCTGAATATGTAACTTAAGACTGCAGACAGGGTGgtgggcggagggggggtAGGGGGATAAcagccacacacacaccttGGCTTGTTCCGGAATTCGCAGAGATTCTGGAGGCAAGGAGGGCACTGGCGTGTGTGCTCGCATTTGGGGCCCCTTTCGGGGAGAATGGATCTCGCTCCTCGTTGTGTTTGGTGCGGCGATGTGCCGTCAATGCCTCCGCAAGCTACGCCTATTCAACATGTTCAGGGCAGTGTGCCAAGTAAGGCCCGTCACGAGACTTGTGCGGGACGAGACTGGACCTGAACGAATGCCGCGAACAGTTTTGAAGACTAGATGGGGCCGTAACCCAGTCCTTTGGTACCCTTCGCAGCCTGAAGGTAATGTGGCTCGGGTTCCAAACACCCTTTCCTCGTTGAATATATCGGGGCCCCGGAACGAGCAAGTGATCTTCGCCTGAAGATATTTTGATTTTTGACAACGCTAGATTGGCCACAGGCAGGGGGCTCAGCGGGTATCCCATGTGCACGTACTTGTAGAATCCGGGCTCATCCTCAAACGCTCCGTCAAGGGCAGTACTTCCTACATGTGTGTAGTAGTACTGATGACGAGCAGGGGTCCCAGATGACTGCGGCCAAGTGGGTGCGACGCTGCCTGGTGCGGTTTGTGGTGCTCCACACATCCCAgggagcgccagcgccaggtGGAGACGGCTGGGGTTGGTCGAAGGCGTTGTTGGTCATGCACCCAcgccgtgccatgccatgccatcctccAAAACACGGGGTTCCTGTCCAGTGTCGTGTTACCTGccactggccgccgccgcgcgtaCAACCGTAACGCAAAGGTGGCAGCAGTCGTTCGAGTAAGCAGGCGCGTGGGACCAGACAGCATATGGGCGTCAGCCTTGACATGCGCGCAACGCTGGGGTGCCAGGTCAATCGCACGGCGCAGCTTTGAAGACGCCTTTCCCGCGGGATCTCCATAAAAACGGgccagcggcaccgccgcccgactcCGAGCATATTGGCCGAACCTTGTCCACAATGTGGAGGGGTCAAGACGGTGCCCGAAGTCGCCGAAAGCCCCGTgtgctgggcgtcgtcgagcgcggctACTAACTTACCGACGAGCACCGAATGCGAGCAATATCCATCACGGTCGGAAGCGCAGCGCGCATGTCGCGCTTCCATGATTCGTGGCCCTTTTGTCTAGCGCCGATGTGTATCCGTAGAGCCAGAGCTTGTGcctccccatcctccccTGGAGAGATCGCAGGCGTGCGGCTGGCCAGGACACGTCCGCCTGTGCAACGAAGTTCAGGTTCGTCGACAGCAAGCTCCACAAGGCGGGCAGAGAAAAGCGCTTGATCCGTGCCACAGGCTTGCAGTTCCCCATTCCGAAATTGG is part of the Purpureocillium takamizusanense chromosome 7, complete sequence genome and encodes:
- a CDS encoding uncharacterized protein (COG:D~EggNog:ENOG503NXUN) yields the protein MPICSSPSCEVDERPRRGTVADSLRPGQLDSAFQLQEHLAALHYHHTASGTQALTRASALQLAQPPPGIDRTLWLYELCRFLISQCNSLIVGFLFDTPPCSANTCPEMRASEWQFLCAVHEQPKSCCAIDYCCHTLDWAANVVSDQKIFPSRFVVLNDPHSKNFGIKSLVNVFRRLHRIFAHAWFQHRSVFWTVEGQTGLYVFFKTVCDLYDLLPAENYKLPPEAEGLDGLQQEQEVENPPPSILKPSPSQQRQGGPEDDGLHPSSRTNTRRHIRSSPSTGSAVTTVMESDEEETDAVSSKMEDMHISAPHGEDEDSEVAEVPVIVDHSAMESSTRRNTSIHEPTQEHTKSESVSGPDATVVEVEPEHDEPQIEPLQPDNTADSPEDMTPVEAPTASEDAKADDKAEAAPVEEGAEPPTDEAAESPKETAAETSEDAKLTEDKPEAETQ
- a CDS encoding uncharacterized protein (COG:S~EggNog:ENOG503P0AT) translates to MGDYYHHFLTSMSGVEDYSPAGFQHSPQLPGGLISTQGNPAALAYQSTQRLGYIRSFPEPTFPNTPKPSKGRRKVAATVGNGTDHVKHRRTRSGCFMCRSRRVKCDETRPICERCKKGNRECIYPDPPGPKGAPGPGKSKEMQSSTCKASPSSSNEGDEDDRESSNQLETIYDDDESEDALQQAPGPHSQPVESCGLPHERQGSEGLIEDGVQVLSSPSTSTAGSISVATRQSCDLPSSGGRTDWSHLPPDFQHHLTYYVDNITNYHYSLANDGDAFFGTIMPSLAINHEPLLYALVGFSAYHATLENPNGQLQDFLGYYNRSVTLLLDCIKRKETNNVPVLVTILQLATMDEFLGDWVNLMGHQKAALEIITKVFTPETVMLTPVGRACLNWYSRYDNYVAIMGGFPTELPREWFEVMVSYSQSHAAVETGNVRWKADERSSRLRMISYDMSMLYARGSRGQISPEGFRESHEQITQRLLDWKSSWDPALTDPAYLVTDFSYQRPLDVEDIVDPYEKGILFKPPLFTTTLITAEWHSIFIMHLSQSIDTPQSQLFEEIGQHAYVACQYFESVEFWPLKPKGALISLQPCISIAALFLPHDMRHQMWIRRKFALLDMLGCIHPTARRIKMAQVFRDPSCARWWLPNDAGLTPVLQNIRAFADDRNAAAVNAQQENIREVRHLFAKLEVGLAEPDAQVKAGESTGH